In the genome of Pieris napi chromosome 16, ilPieNapi1.2, whole genome shotgun sequence, one region contains:
- the LOC125057117 gene encoding phospholipid-transporting ATPase ABCA3-like has translation MRVKRDRSTATAFTKFRLLIWKNFLQQWRHPWQTILELVLPVGTMALVLIVRMEIEPVKRDVIHYPPIAAHSLNFSLPVLSGMNLSEMSIAYSPENPILEDVIRTACVNLFVDNIRDILELIISQIPDFPEIPPDINLNNTLIIEVAKFLVKVRPYSNSHDLRSIYVDEIFTRKILAAVEFDDELAGIAELPSDVKYVLRFPERPRLNSFFATGSRTWHSDNVFPFFQIPGPRFPFSWEGGNSPGYVNELFIALQHSLSMELVSRLTNRNLRDFKVNIQRYPHPAYLEDLAVDALKLLFPMFVMISFSYTAVNIVRVITLEKESQLKEIMKIMGLPTWLHWIAWFFKQFVYMFIISSLLVVLLKVNWFTTEEGFSEYAVFTNTPWTVLLFFITLYLTCTIFFCFMLSGFFSKASTAALFTGVIWFLTYLPSFLLSMETEVPPFLQALTCVALNSAMSYGFQLLISKESVDGMTWDSFFSSHSLDSNRFLFGHVVIMLLFNSILYMLVALYLEQVLPGTWGTPRPWYFLLQKSFWFPSKVDSLDLEVEDNEMHIVKENDPTDHEVGVKISNLTKVYGNNIAVNNINLNIYDDQITVLLGHNGAGKSTTISMLTGNVPITRGSVKLAGYNIASQLQLARAHLGLCPQHNVLFNELTVKEHLEFFARLKGFSGKELDNEINTLIEKLEMQEKRNYLSQGLSGGQKRRLSVGIALCGGARVVLLDEPTSGMDPASRRALWNLLEKEKKGRSMILTTHFMDEADYLGDRVAIMSTGALQCIGSPYFLKTHYGIGYTLVVVKEEGFQLDVCTNIICKYLPDTVHKDDDAVEVTYRLPSSNRDVFEEMLNDLENNRSSIRFKNYGLIATTLEDVFMSVGSDTEISSLSDDATIVGENSDDLKDSGFDVSSLERLDKALVNETGHRLLWLHVKATWLKLWLVWTRSWGVLLLQILVPVLQINISLAITNYILINRSTVISRLLSLTEGYISTETLLSFNGTESLSLGGLAKAGYELIFKNSDRDSMILHDLENGSVDGSYLELTEDPVTMGVLRNKILIGATFSEESGTAWFSNFGYHDVATSLATLHNALLKGLNPEANLTVYNHPLDANYRDNTDLQTMVSLLSMQVATAVGNSLAIASAVYVMFYIKERVIRAKLLQKAAGVRPIVMWSSAAIFDWVWFLLLNLTIVASCAAFNVIGLSTTAELGRMYLCLMVYGAAMLPLHYLFSLVFNGPAVGFVIMFFINVLFGLMGAQIVETLSSPMLSTGAVAQYMDYVLQFFPLYSLVTAVRTLNHIGLTKFSCMEMCDYLLSTFPNLGECTMQNICENLSENCCVRENPYFEWEKPGISRYLLSMVISCAVLWSLMFMLEYRLIQRLFVWSRRPAPLDEASLDPDVADEVRHAKQAPLAAHTLVAHSLSKYYGKNLAVDQISFTVGEAECFGLLGVNGAGKTTTFKMLMGDESISSGDAYVCGHSVRSDLNKVYENIGYCPQFDAVFGELTGRETLRLFSLFRGIRDEYSTARAHMLAAALGFTKHLDKRVDQYSGGNKRKLSTAISLMGGARLVFVDEPTTGVDPAAKRQVWRALRNARRANTSFVLTSHSMEECEALCSRLTVMVHGRFQCLGSPQHLKNKFSQGFTLTIKVKSGDNEGPSNIDLIKSYVMANFIRPRLMEEYQGLITYYLPDRTVSWAKMFGIMERAKKSLPLEDYSILQTSLEQIFLQFTKYQQSEETTHF, from the exons ATGCGTGTAAAAAGAGATAGGTCGACTGCCACAGCGTTCACAAAATTCCGATTATTGATATGGAAgaactttttacaacaatGGAGACATCCATGGCAGACCATACTTGAACTGGTCCTTCCTGTGGGAACTATGGCACTGGTGTTAATAGTTCGTATGGAAATAGAACCAGTTAAAAGAGATGTCATACATTATCCCCCAATAGCAGCGCattctttaaatttctctttgcCTGTTCT aTCAGGCATGAATTTAAGCGAAATGTCGATAGCCTACTCGCCAGAAAATCCAATATTAGAAGATGTAATTCGAACGGCCTGCGTCAATTTATTTGTTGACAACATTAGAgatattttagaattaatCATCTCACAGATCCCCGATTTTCCCGAAATACCGCCCgatataaacttaaataatacattaattattgaagTTGCAAAGTTTCTTGTTAAAGTTCGTCCATATAGCAACAGTCATGACCTCAGAAGCATTTATGTGGATGAAATATTTACACGAAAAATACTTGCTGCTGTCGAATTTGATGACGAATTAGCAG GAATCGCAGAATTGCCAAGTGACGTTAAATATGTCTTACGTTTTCCTGAAAGACCGAGGTTGAATTCATTCTTCGCGACTGGTAGTCGAACGTGGCATTCCGACAATGTTTTTCCATTTTTCCAAATACCCGGCCCTAGATTCCCTTTTTCATGGGAAGGTGGTAATTCACCAG GCTACGTAAACGAATTATTCATTGCCTTACAACATTCACTATCGATGGAGTTAGTATCTCGTCTCACAAATAGAAACTTACGTGACTTCAAAGTAAATATACAAAGATATCCCCATCCAGCATACCTTGAAGACCTAGCTGTGGATGCGCTGAAGCTTTTATTTCCTATGTTTGTTATGATCAGCTTCAGTTACACCGCTGTTAATATTGTTCGAGTTATTACTTTGGAGAAAGAGTCTCAACTAAAG gaaataatgaaaataatggGTCTCCCAACATGGTTGCATTGGATTGCGTGGTTTTTCAAACAATTCGTGTAcatgtttataatttctagTCTTCTCGTAGTATTGCTTAAG GTAAATTGGTTTACAACTGAGGAGGGTTTTAGCGAATATGCAGTGTTTACAAATACACCGTGGACCGTTCTTCTCTTCTTTATAACCCTGTATTTGACGTGTACCATATTCTTCTGTTTCATGCTGAGTGGCTTCTTCAGTAAAG cAAGTACGGCGGCGTTGTTCACTGGGGTAATATGGTTTTTGACGTATCTACCATCGTTCCTCCTCAGCATGGAGACTGAGGTGCCACCTTTTCTTCAAGCGCTGACGTGTGTGGCCCTCAACTCGGCCATGTCTTATGGCTTCCAGTTACTTATTTCCAAGGAGAGTGTAGATG gtatGACCTGGGACAGTTTTTTCAGCTCGCATAGTCTGGATTCCAATCGATTCCTCTTTGGACACGTTGTAATCATGTTATTGTTTAATTCGATACTATATATGCTTGTGGCATTATATCTGGAGCAAGTATTGCCGGGAACATGGGGTACACCCAGACCTTGGTACTTTTTACTGCAGAAGTCATTTTGGTTCCCATCAAAAGTGGATAGTTTag ATTTAGAAGTTGAGGATAATGAGATGCATATAGTAAAAGAGAATGATCCAACGGACCACGAAGTTGGTGTAAAAATAAGc AATTTAACAAAAGTGTACGGGAATAACATAGCtgtgaataatattaatttaaatatatacgacGACCAAATTACGGTGTTACTCGGACATAACGGAGCTGGTAAATCCACTACAATCTCCATGTTAACAG GGAATGTTCCAATAACAAGAGGTAGTGTTAAATTAGCGGGTTACAACATAGCATCTCAGTTGCAACTTGCCCGTGCGCACCTCGGTTTATGTCCGCAGCATAACGTGCTATTTAACGAGCTCACTGTTAAAGAGCATTTGGAGTTCTTCGCGCGGCTTAAGGGGTTCTCTGGCAAGGAATTGGATAACGAGATAAATACGTTAATTGAAAAATTGGAAATGCAGGAAAAG cgCAATTATTTATCGCAAGGTCTATCGGGTGGACAAAAACGGCGTTTATCTGTTGGCATTGCGCTGTGTGGAGGCGCTCGAGTTGTGTTATTAGATGAACCTACATCAGGCATGGACCCGGCTTCCCGAAGAGCACTTTGGAACCTTTTGGAAAAAGAGAAAAAAg GTAGATCAATGATACTGACAACACATTTTATGGACGAGGCTGATTATTTGGGCGATCGAGTGGCTATCATGTCCACTGGAGCCTTACAATGTATCGGTTCACCCTACTTCTTGAAGACGCACTATGGAATAGGATATACACTTGTGGTTGTGAAGGAAGAGGGATTCCAATTGGATGTATGCACTAACATCATTTGCAAATATCTACCTGATACTGTTCATAAGGATGACGATG CCGTGGAGGTAACGTATAGACTACCAAGCTCGAACCGAGATGTGTTCGAAGAAATGCTAAATGACTTGGAAAATAATAGATCTTCCATTCGGTTTAAAAACTATGGGTTAATTGCGACGACTCTTGAGGATGTTTTTATGTC AGTGGGTTCGGATACAGAAATCAGTTCTTTGTCCGATGATGCGACGATTGTCGGCGAAAATTCTGATGATCTCAAAGACAGTGGTTTCGACGTCTCATCTCTGGAGAGAT TGGACAAAGCATTAGTAAACGAGACAGGTCACAGATTACTCTGGCTGCACGTCAAGGCCACTTGGTTGAAGTTATGGTTGGTCTGGACTAGATCCTGGGGTGTGTTACTACTTCAAATTCTGGTGCCAGTATTACAGATAAATATCAGTTTGGCCATTACAAACTATATTTTGATTAACCGCTCTACGGTTATTTCGAGACTTCTATCGCTTACTGAAGG atacatATCTACGGAGACATTGCTTTCTTTCAACGGTACCGAATCTTTATCCCTGGGCGGCCTCGCGAAGGCTGGCTATGAGCtgattttcaaaaattctgaTCGCGATTCTATGATACTACATGACTTAGAAAATGGATCCGTTGACGGAAGTTATTTGGAGCTA acGGAAGATCCAGTGACAATGGGCGTGCTACGCAATAAAATCCTGATAGGTGCCACCTTTAGTGAGGAATCCGGAACCGCCTGGTTCAGCAACTTTGGTTATCACGACGTGGCAACTTCACTTGCAACTCTCCACAACGCATTGCTGAAGGGTCTCAATCCTGAAGCTAATCTCACAGTTTACAACCATCCCCTTGACGCGAACTATAGAGATAAT ACAGATCTTCAAACTATGGTCTCATTGTTATCAATGCAAGTGGCCACCGCAGTCGGAAACAGTTTGGCTATCGCCAGTGCTGTCTATGtcatgttttatattaag GAACGTGTTATTCGCGCTAAGTTGCTTCAAAAGGCAGCTGGTGTTCGTCCAATAGTGATGTGGAGTTCTGCAGCTATCTTTGACTGGGTGTGGTTCCTATTACTCAATTTAACTATCGTCGCCTCCTGCGCAGCATTTAATGTCATTGGCCTTAGTACTACAGCTGAGCTCG GTCGTATGTACTTGTGTCTCATGGTATACGGCGCCGCCATGTTGCCTCTGCACTATCTGTTCTCGCTTGTGTTTAACGGACCAGCCGTTGGTTTCGTTATTATGTTCTTTATAAATGTACTTTTTG GTTTAATGGGTGCTCAGATAGTAGAAACGCTGAGCTCACCAATGCTCAGCACGGGCGCAGTTGCCCAGTATATGGACTATGTATTACAGTTCTTCCCTCTGTACAGTCTCGTCACCGCTGTTAG AACCCTAAACCACATTGGTCTGACGAAGTTCTCTTGTATGGAGATGTGTGACTATCTTTTGTCCACTTTTCCCAACCTCGGAGAATGCACCATGCAAAATATATGTGAAAACCTCTCAGAAAATTGTTGTG TTCGCGAGAACCCATACTTCGAGTGGGAGAAACCGGGAATCTCTCGTTATCTTCTGAGTATGGTGATCTCCTGCGCCGTTCTGTGGAGTCTGATGTTTATGTTGGAGTACAGGTTGATTCAGAGG TTATTTGTATGGAGCAGACGCCCGGCTCCATTGGACGAAGCCTCCTTAGACCCGGACGTGGCCGACGAAGTGCGTCACGCGAAACAAGCGCCGCTCGCTGCGCACACGCTGGTTGCTCACTCCCTTTCCAAGTACTATGGGAAAAATCTTGCAGTAGATCAGATATCTTTTA CTGTGGGTGAGGCGGAATGTTTCGGTCTTCTGGGAGTAAACGGGGCTGGGAAGACCACCACCTTCAAAATGCTTATGGGAGATGAGTCCATCTCAAGTGGAGATGCTTACGTGTGCGGACACTCAGTTCGCTCTGACCTCAATAaagtttatgaaaatattg GATACTGTCCCCAGTTCGATGCCGTGTTCGGCGAACTGACGGGACGTGAGACGCTCCGATTGTTTTCATTGTTCCGTGGCATCCGTGACGAGTATTCAACTGCGCGTGCGCATATGCTGGCTGCTGCGCTTGGATTTACGAAGCATTTGGATAAGCgg GTGGATCAGTACTCGGGCGGCAACAAGCGTAAGCTGAGTACGGCGATATCTCTGATGGGCGGGGCTCGGCTCGTGTTCGTAGATGAGCCGACTACGGGCGTAGACCCCGCCGCTAAGAGACAAGTGTGGCGGGCTCTTAGGAATGCTAG ACGCGCGAACACGTCTTTCGTACTAACATCGCACAGTATGGAGGAATGCGAAGCGCTCTGCTCCCGTCTGACCGTGATGGTACACGGACGCTTCCAATGTCTCGGATCACCGCAACATCTCAAGAATAAATTCTCGCAAG GTTTCACGTTGACAATAAAAGTGAAATCGGGTGATAATGAAGGACCAAGCAACATTGACTTAATTAAAAGCTATGTCATGGCAAACTTTATCCGTCCACGACTGAT GGAGGAGTACCAGGGCCTTATAACTTATTACCTCCCAGACCGTACCGTGTCCTGGGCCAAAATGTTTGGGATAATGGAGAGAGCGAAAAAAAGTCTACCACTTGAAGACTACAGTATTTTACAGACATCCCTCGAACAGATATTTCTACAGTTCACCAAATATCAACAAAGTGAGGAAACTACTCATTTCTAG